A single genomic interval of Mycolicibacterium sp. MU0053 harbors:
- a CDS encoding mycofactocin-coupled SDR family oxidoreductase, with product MAARFEGKVAFITGAARGQGRAHAVRFAEEGADIIAVDLCAQLGSVAYPMGTPADLDETAELVAKAGRRIIAEQADVRDLEQLSDVLDNAVGRLGRIDYVLANAGIGPVFGAPSQQLSAYRDSIDVMLNGVYFTIEAALPALLGHGGGGAIVITSSAAGLKSVGPGFATKSHGGAGYTAAKHGVVGLMRYYATTLAEHSIRVNSVHPTGVATPMIENAEVAQYLGEHPEFAAVLTNLLPTPMVECRDVTEAMVYLCSDSGRYITGVTLPVDAGLTVK from the coding sequence ATGGCGGCACGATTCGAGGGCAAGGTGGCATTCATCACCGGCGCTGCCCGAGGGCAGGGCCGCGCGCATGCGGTGCGGTTCGCCGAGGAGGGCGCCGACATCATCGCGGTGGACCTATGCGCCCAACTCGGCAGCGTCGCCTACCCGATGGGTACGCCGGCGGATTTGGACGAAACCGCCGAGCTCGTGGCGAAGGCGGGCCGCAGAATCATCGCCGAGCAGGCCGACGTCCGGGACCTCGAACAGCTGAGCGACGTGCTGGACAATGCGGTCGGCCGGTTGGGTCGTATCGATTATGTGCTGGCCAACGCCGGTATCGGTCCGGTGTTCGGTGCGCCGTCCCAGCAGCTGTCCGCCTATCGGGACTCGATCGACGTGATGCTCAACGGCGTGTACTTCACCATCGAGGCGGCGCTGCCGGCACTGCTCGGGCACGGTGGCGGCGGTGCCATCGTGATCACGAGTTCGGCGGCCGGGCTCAAATCCGTGGGGCCGGGCTTCGCCACGAAGAGCCACGGCGGAGCCGGTTACACGGCCGCCAAGCACGGGGTGGTCGGGCTGATGCGCTACTACGCAACGACACTCGCCGAGCACAGCATCCGGGTCAACTCGGTGCATCCGACCGGTGTCGCGACCCCGATGATCGAGAACGCCGAGGTTGCCCAGTACCTCGGCGAGCACCCCGAATTCGCCGCGGTCCTGACGAATCTGCTACCCACCCCGATGGTCGAATGCCGCGATGTGACCGAGGCGATGGTCTACCTGTGTTCGGACTCCGGGCGCTACATCACCGGCGTCACCCTGCCGGTAGATGCCGGATTGACGGTCAAGTAG
- a CDS encoding enoyl-CoA hydratase/isomerase family protein, with protein sequence MSAIRIDRDGRVAHLVLARPQRRNALDEELIADLNDAVAELESAVDVGCVVVRGEGPGFSSGIDAATLERLATPDGLRRIRGAFVAAYDRLEALPIPTVASVHGWAIGAGFELALACDLRVIAGDATLGLPETRMGVVPDVGGAARLAALIGTGRAKELILTSAMIDGTRAGRLGIANRVAPAARLAAATATLTDELLACSTTANGLAKRIIDRAARPLWSETLDAELDAQLQCIATPEFALAYRRFLAAPGANTPQARR encoded by the coding sequence ATGTCTGCTATCCGGATTGATCGCGACGGTCGTGTCGCGCACTTGGTGCTGGCCCGCCCGCAACGGCGCAACGCGCTCGACGAGGAACTCATCGCCGACCTGAACGACGCCGTTGCCGAGCTCGAGTCGGCCGTCGACGTCGGCTGCGTGGTGGTGCGCGGCGAGGGGCCCGGCTTCAGCTCCGGTATCGACGCCGCGACGCTGGAGCGCCTCGCCACCCCGGACGGACTCCGCCGCATCCGCGGTGCGTTCGTGGCGGCCTACGACCGGCTCGAGGCGCTGCCGATACCGACCGTCGCGAGCGTGCACGGCTGGGCTATCGGCGCCGGATTCGAACTGGCGCTGGCGTGCGACCTGCGGGTGATCGCCGGCGACGCCACGCTGGGCCTGCCGGAGACCCGGATGGGCGTGGTGCCCGACGTCGGGGGTGCCGCACGGCTGGCGGCGCTGATCGGGACGGGCCGGGCCAAGGAACTGATCCTCACCTCCGCGATGATCGACGGGACCCGGGCCGGGCGGCTGGGCATCGCCAACCGGGTCGCCCCGGCGGCGCGGCTGGCGGCCGCGACGGCGACCCTGACCGACGAGTTGCTGGCCTGTTCGACGACCGCCAACGGGCTGGCCAAACGCATCATCGACCGCGCCGCCCGGCCGCTGTGGTCCGAAACCCTCGACGCGGAACTCGACGCCCAACTGCAGTGCATCGCGACACCGGAGTTCGCCCTCGCCTACCGGCGGTTCCTGGCCGCGCCGGGCGCCAACACCCCGCAAGCCCGCCGATGA